The genomic stretch TGACGTCACGCCCGGCGGCTGGGTTGAAGGTGATCGAGCAGATGCCGGAAGCGACCATGCTGCGCATCGAAACCAGCGATGGCAAGCGTGAGGTCTACAGCCTGCTGCGCAACCGCGCCCACAGCAACGTGGCGTTCATGCTCGGCGAGTCGCTGCGCTATCAGCCCGGATTGGACACCATGACCTTGTATCCGGGGGTGCTCAGCAGCTATCCGAACTTCATGTTCAACATCCCGGCCGACGAAGTGCCGGAATTCGTCGAAGACATGGAGAACGCCAAGGACGCCCAGCGTTTTGAACGAATCGTCGGGCGCTGGGGCATTCGCCGCAGCCACCCGCAGTTCTGGGTGTATTTCCACGATTTGAGCCAGTACCTCCATGAGACCGACCCGGTGGAAGAGGGCGTGCTGGACATGAACCGCTACGAGAACCTCTGACCCAAACCTGCTGCAGGAGTTGGCAAGCCGGCTCCTGCAGCAGCTGTTTCCGACAGGGCTTTATCCCGACAAAAATACTGGGACTTTGTCCGGCGCCATGATTGGCGTAAACTGCGCCCAAGCCTGCGAGGAATTTCCATGACCGCCATTACCATTACCGACGCCGCCCACGATTATCTGGCTGATCTGCTCTCCAAGCAGAACACCCCGGGGATCGGCATTCGGGTCTTTATCACCCAGCCTGGCACCCAGTACGCCGAAACCTGCATTGCCTACTGCAAGCCGGGCGAAGAAAAACCTGAAGACACCGCGCTGGGGCTCAAGAGCTTCACCGCCTACATCGACTCGTTCAGCGAGGCCTTCCTCGACGACGCCGTGGTCGACTACGCCACCGACCGCATGGGCGGCCAACTGACCATCAAGGCGCCGAACGCCAAAGTACCGATGGTCAACGCCGACAGTCCGATCAACGAGCGCATCAACTACTACCTGCAAACCGAAATCAACCCGGGGCTGGCCAGCCACGGCGGTCAGGTCAGCCTGATCGACGTCGTGGACGACGGCATTGCCGTGTTGAAGTTCGGTGGCGGCTGCCAGGGCTGCGGCCAGGCGGACGTGACCTTGCGCGAAGGCATCGAGCGCACCCTGCTGGAGCGCGTTCCCGAGCTCAAGGGCGTGCGCGACGTGACCGACCACACGCAGAAAGAAAACGCCTACTACTAAGGTGTTCGCTGCGAGATGAAAAAACGGCGCCCGTGAGCGCCGTTTTTTTATGCTCAACCCTTGTGGAACCTGTAGCAGCTGCCGAGCCCGCGAGGCTGCGTTCGGCTGCGAAGCAGCCGCCAAGGACCCGCACCAACCTGGCGAGGACTGCGTCCTCGAACGCAGCCTCGCGAGCTCGGCAGCTGCTACAAACCCCTCAGGGCCGGTACAGATGCGCGTGCCCGGCCCGGTACAGCGACGACTCGCTGAAGGTGTCCGCTGCCAGCACCCGGCCCACCAGGATCAGCGCCGTGCGTCGGAATCCCTTGGCCTGGACCTTGTCGACGATGTCGTCGAGGGTGCCCAGGACCCAGTCCTGATCCGGCCAACTGGCCTTGTGCACCACGGCAATCGGGCAATCGGCGCCGTAGTGGGGCAGCAGTTCGGCGACGATTTTCGCCAGGTGGTTGACCCCCAGGTGAATCGCCATGGTCGTGCCATGCCGGGCCAGGCTGGCGAACTCCTCACCGGCCGGCATCGTGGTTTTATCGGCGTAGCGGGTCAGGATCACGCTTTGCGCGATGTCCGGCAGGGTCAGTTCGACCCCCAGCAACGCCGCACAGGCCGCCGTGGCCGTGACGCCGGGGATGATTTCGAAGGGGATGCCCAGCGCGCGCAGATGGCGGATCTGCTCGCCAATCGCCCCGTACAGGCTCGGGTCGCCGGAATGCACGCGTGCCACGTCGTGACCCTGGGCGTGGGCTTGGCTGATCAACTCGATGATCTGTTCCAGGTGCAGTTCGGCACTGTTGACCACCTGGTGCGCCCGGTGCCCCTGGAGCACTGCTTCAGGCACCAGTGAGCCGGCGTAGATGATCACCGGGCAGCTGTGAATCAGCCGTTGGCCCTTGACGGTGATCAGTTCCGGGTCGCCGGGACCTGCGCCGATGAAGTAGACGGTCATGGCCGGCTCCTGTGAAAAAAAACGACAAGGCAAGGCTTCAGATGAAGTTTGCTCATGATCGAAAGGGTGGATTATCGGGATTTTACGAAGCGCAGGCCAATGCAAAGGTGGCCTGGGCGTATTTCTGCCGGCAAATCAGCAGGGTTGCCGGGGCCTGGGCCAGTTGTTCGGCCAGGGCCAGGGCGGCGCTTTCGGCCACGCCATAACAACCGGTGCGTTCGAAGGCGATCTGCGACTGGTGGCTGAGGCGGGCTTGATACTGGGCCAGTTGTACGCTGCTGAAGTACATCAGCGGCAGTCCCAGTTGGGCGGCCAGTTCAAGCAGTCCAGGCTCCTCGCGCTTGAGGTCGATGCTGGCCAGGGCCTTGATCGAGTGCAGGTCGATCTGGTTCGCCTGCAGGGCCTGATCGAGTAACGCGCGCAGCGTGCTCGCTGGGCAGCCACGCTGGCAGCCCAGGCCGACCACCAGGGTCGGCGCTGCGCGGGTGTCACTCATGCAGGCAACTGGTCTGCGCTTTTGCGGCGGAACAACCAGGCGCTGAGCACGCCCAGGGCCAGCCAGAAAGCCACGTTGGTCAGTTGCGAAGCGATTTTGAACTGCGTTTCCAGTTCTTCCGGCGCCAGCATCGAATGCACGGTCGGTTGGGGCGCGCCGATCACATGGGGTACCGCCAGGATCGCAACGCCCAGCAGCTTGAGCAGCCAGTTGCGGCCGAACGCGATCAGGGCAATGCCGGCGGCGGTCGAGGCCGCCGTAGCGATCCACCACATCTGCCGTTGGCCCAGGTCGGCCGCGGCGGTGCCCGGCAACTCGGGTGGCAGGCCGAGGGTCGGTGCCAGGACGAAGGAGGCATAACCGGCCAGGCCCCAGAGCAGACCCTGGGAAGTGCGGGTCGGCGCGCGCAGGGTGTAGAGGCCGGCCAGCATCAGGGCAAAACCGACGGCCACCACCAGGTTGCCGCCCGTGGTCGACAGCACGCGCTGCCAGCCGTCTTCCGGTTCCCAAGCTTCGCCGTCATGGCTGTGGGCCGCGGTGCCGGCGGCGTGTTCATGGACTTCTGCTGCCGCGGGTGCGGACTGTTCGTACGTCTCGGCCTGCAGAATCAGCGGGGCGACCCAGAAACTCTGCAACAGCGTCAGCAGCAGGGCAGCCAGCAGCCCGCTGAAACCTGCGGTTTGTGCAATACGCTTGATCATCTGGGCAGGTCTCAGTGGCACGGGAAGGCGGCGCTGTGGCGGGTATCGTGGGCGGCGTTATGCACGGCCTCGATATGGGAGAACCCGGCGAAGTACACCAGGCACACACCCAGGATCGATGCGCCGATGGCGGCAACGAGGCGGTGGCCCAGGGTGGTGCTGGCGGTGGCGTGGCGGGTGCTGGTGATGGTCGACATGGCGCTTCCCTCTGGTCAGTCAGGGGTGAAACGTGCGCATGCAAACCTCCGCGAGCCGGGCACGCAGAGACTTGAACAGCGCCCGCCCACCGCGGGTTTGTTAGCTATGTGTTGCGGGCCGGTCTCCGGGCTCACGAGGGGCGGGCTGTGGCCACACCTGCAAGAATCGCCTTCCCATGCCGTACGACTGGCACAGTGGATCTGACTCTTCGCTCGCTTACCGTTGCGGGGGCAGCACCGGACTGACATGGCTTTGCAGTAAAGCACATGATTCACCGGTTTCCCGTTTCACCCTGTGAAGGGCACCCGTAACAAGGTGTGTAGGAGAGCATGGGCGGGGGATTGGCGTCAATTGGCATGGGGTCTCAACTCGGGGTCTGAGTCGCCGCCATCGCGGCATAGGTATCTACACAACTGTGGTGCGACGTTGCACCTGTGGAGAGAGAACCTGCTTGGGTCGTGACCTCTGGGCCGACCAGGATGTTGGATCAGGCCGAGTACATATCCATTTCTTCGGTAACGGCCTCCTATGGTTCCGCCTGACGGCGGCTCACTTTTGAACAGCCGGAATGCCGGCCCAGGCAAAAGTAAGCAAAACGCTCTTACCCCACCACTCGGTGCCTCGCTTAGGCTCGGCATGCCCGTACTCCGACATTGATTTGGGGGGCCGCCGCAATGGGCCCTCCCTGGCCCAGTGCGGCTAAACCGGCGTCCTGCCGGTTTACCCCCCAAATCAATATCGGACTCCGGCCAGCGTGGTTAACGGGGCGCCTAAGATCAAAAACAAAGCGAGGCGGCCTAAAAGCCGACCTGATCGCTAGGGCATGCGCGGTGTAGCTTCTACTTCCTAAGACGCTGACGAAGTCAGCAATCTTTTGATCTGGCTCTGGCTCTGGCTCTGGCTCTGGCTTTTGATCCTGGGCGCCCCGTTAACCACGCTGGCCGAACGCAGGCTTGAAGCCGTGGGTAACCCGGCAGGACGCCGGGTTAGCCGCCCCGCGCCATGGATGGCGCGTGGCGGCGGCCCACGGATTCAAGCCGGAGTGAGGGAACACCGAGCCTAAGCGAGGTGCCGAGTGGTGGGGCAAGAGCCTTTTGCTTACTTTTGGGCTCCTCCAAAAGTGAGCCGCTGTAAAAGCGGAACCATAGGAGGCCATTACCGCAAAAATGGATATGTACTCGGTCTAATCCAACACCCCAGAGGCCGCCACACGAGCAAGCCCCCTCGCCACAGACCGCTACAAAGTTGTGTAGATACCTATGCCCATCGCGGGCAAACCCGCTGCCACCAGTGTTCCCACTCCCCTGTAGGAGCAAGGCTTGCCCGCGATGGCCGCATTCCTGGCACCACAGAACACGGCATGAACATTGACCCGCCCCGACGCGATGCGTAGCCTTGCGCCTTCGAGGTTCTTTGGCGCGTGCGCCGAAGCTAAGAAGGGAACGCGGTTGATGCCGCGGCTGCCCCCGCAACTGTGAACGGTGCTGTTTCTGCCAGGCCACTGCACGCTTGATCTCAAGCGGCGGGAAGGCGCAGGAACCGCCAGTCGAAAGACCGGCCCACCGTCAGCCAGGAGACCTGCCTCGATCCAGATTCTCACTACAACCGGGCGGGGTGATCCGGTGGCGAACGCTTTCCGCACGCCTGCGCGTTGTGGCTTCTCGTCCCGTATGCCCGCCACCTTGCCAAAGGGCATCCGATGAAAACACTGGCCAAACTCCCCGTCACCATCGTCACCGGCTTCCTCGGCTCGGGTAAAACCACCTTGCTTCGGCACATGCTCGACAACGCCCAGGGCCGTCGCATTGCGGTGATCGTCAACGAGTTCGGCGAGCTGGGCATCGACGGCGACATCCTCAAGCAGTGCACCATCGGTTGCACCGAAGAAGAAGCTACAGGCCGGGTGTATGAGCTGGCCAACGGCTGCCTGTGCTGCACCGTCCAGGAAGAGTTTTTCCCGGTGATGCGCGAACTGGTGGCCCGTCGCGGCGACCTCGACCACATCCTCATCGAAACCTCCGGCCTGGCCTTGCCCAAGCCGCTGGTCCAGGCCTTCCAGTGGCCGGAAATCCGCAGCGCCTGCACAGTCGACGCGGTGATCACCGTGGTCGACAGCCCGGCCGTGGCCGCTGGCACCTTCGCCGCCTTCCCGGACCAGGTCGACGCCCAGCGCAAACTCGACCCGAACCTGGACCACGAGTCGCCGCTGCACGAACTGTTCGCTGACCAACTGGCCAGTGCCGACCTGGTAATCCTCAACAAGGCCGACCTGATCAGCCCTGAAGACCTGGCCCGGGTACGCCTGGAAGTTGCCGAGGAGCTGCCGCCAGCGGTCAAGATCATCGAAGCCAGCAGCGGGCGCTTGCCGCTCGACGTGCTGATTGGCCTGGGTGCCGGTTCCGAAGAACACATCGACAGCCGCCACAGCCATCACGATCACCATCACGACGGTGATGATCACGATGACCACGATCACGACGCCTTTGACTCGATCTCCATCGAACTGCCGCAAGCCGACGAAAGCCTGCTGCTCGATGCCTTGACCCAACTGGTGGTCCAGCACGGCATCCTGCGGGTCAAGGGTTTCGCCGCGATCCCGAACAAGCCGATGCGCTTGCTGATCCAGGGCGTGGGCACGCGCTTCGACAAGCATTTCGACCGGCAGTGGGGCGCGGACGAAGCACGTACCACACGCCTGGTGCTGATCGGCCAGGCGCTGGATGCGTCCTTGCTCGAAGCGCAACTGCGCGCCGCGCTCAGCGTCTGACCCATGCACCTGCTCAGGACCCAGCCCGGCGGTTTTGTTGCCGACGACAACATTGCCGACCTCGGGCAAACCCCCGCCGACCTGGTGATCCTGTGCAGCGGCGACTCCAGCCTGGCACTGTTGGCCGAAGTGGCCCAGCAACTGCCGGATGACTACCCGAGCCTGCGCCTGGCCAACCCGATGCAGGTGCAGAACCATGCGTCGGTCGACCTCTACGTCGACCAGGTGCTGCGCCATGCCAAGGTCATCCTGATTTCGCTGCACGGTGGCATCAGCTATTGGCGCTACGGCGTCGAGCGTCTGGTGGAGCTGTCCAAGCGCGGGGTGCAACTGATCCTGGTGCCGGGCGATGACCGTCCCGATCCGGAGCTCAGCGACCTGAGTACGGTGCCGGTGCAGGACCGCGAGCGGCTGTGGCACTTCCTGCGCCAGGGCGGCAAAAGCAATGCCCTGGACCTGTACCGCTGCCTGGCCAGTCGCTGGCTCGGGCGCGACTACCCGTGGGCCGAACCGCAAGCCCTGCCGCGTACCGCGATCTATCACCCGCGGCACAGCCAGCCCGACCTGGCCACCTGGCAAACCGACTGGCAGGCCGGGCAGCCGGTGGCGGCAGTGCTGTTCTACCGTTCCCATTTGCAGGCGGCCAACACCGCCTTCATCGATATTTTCTGCCAGCGCTTGCAGGCGGCGGGGCTCAACCCGTTGCCGATTGCCCTGGCCAGCCTGAAAGAGCCCGGTTGCCTGGCGGTGGTCGAGGACTGGCTGGATCAAGTCCTGGCCTCGGTGATTCTCAATACCACCGGGTTTGCCCAATCCAGCCCGGAAGCGCCGCACCTGCGGCCGTTTCGCCGCAACATCCCGGTGATCCAGGCGATCTGCGCCCAGGACAACGAGCCGGGCTGGCGCGCCAGCGAACAGGGCCTGGGGCCGCGGGACCTG from Pseudomonas sp. S04 encodes the following:
- the nfuA gene encoding Fe-S biogenesis protein NfuA, producing MTAITITDAAHDYLADLLSKQNTPGIGIRVFITQPGTQYAETCIAYCKPGEEKPEDTALGLKSFTAYIDSFSEAFLDDAVVDYATDRMGGQLTIKAPNAKVPMVNADSPINERINYYLQTEINPGLASHGGQVSLIDVVDDGIAVLKFGGGCQGCGQADVTLREGIERTLLERVPELKGVRDVTDHTQKENAYY
- the cobM gene encoding precorrin-4 C(11)-methyltransferase gives rise to the protein MTVYFIGAGPGDPELITVKGQRLIHSCPVIIYAGSLVPEAVLQGHRAHQVVNSAELHLEQIIELISQAHAQGHDVARVHSGDPSLYGAIGEQIRHLRALGIPFEIIPGVTATAACAALLGVELTLPDIAQSVILTRYADKTTMPAGEEFASLARHGTTMAIHLGVNHLAKIVAELLPHYGADCPIAVVHKASWPDQDWVLGTLDDIVDKVQAKGFRRTALILVGRVLAADTFSESSLYRAGHAHLYRP
- a CDS encoding cobalamin biosynthesis protein, with the translated sequence MSDTRAAPTLVVGLGCQRGCPASTLRALLDQALQANQIDLHSIKALASIDLKREEPGLLELAAQLGLPLMYFSSVQLAQYQARLSHQSQIAFERTGCYGVAESAALALAEQLAQAPATLLICRQKYAQATFALACAS
- a CDS encoding CbtA family protein; translated protein: MIKRIAQTAGFSGLLAALLLTLLQSFWVAPLILQAETYEQSAPAAAEVHEHAAGTAAHSHDGEAWEPEDGWQRVLSTTGGNLVVAVGFALMLAGLYTLRAPTRTSQGLLWGLAGYASFVLAPTLGLPPELPGTAAADLGQRQMWWIATAASTAAGIALIAFGRNWLLKLLGVAILAVPHVIGAPQPTVHSMLAPEELETQFKIASQLTNVAFWLALGVLSAWLFRRKSADQLPA
- a CDS encoding CbtB domain-containing protein; its protein translation is MSTITSTRHATASTTLGHRLVAAIGASILGVCLVYFAGFSHIEAVHNAAHDTRHSAAFPCH
- the cobW gene encoding cobalamin biosynthesis protein CobW, translated to MKTLAKLPVTIVTGFLGSGKTTLLRHMLDNAQGRRIAVIVNEFGELGIDGDILKQCTIGCTEEEATGRVYELANGCLCCTVQEEFFPVMRELVARRGDLDHILIETSGLALPKPLVQAFQWPEIRSACTVDAVITVVDSPAVAAGTFAAFPDQVDAQRKLDPNLDHESPLHELFADQLASADLVILNKADLISPEDLARVRLEVAEELPPAVKIIEASSGRLPLDVLIGLGAGSEEHIDSRHSHHDHHHDGDDHDDHDHDAFDSISIELPQADESLLLDALTQLVVQHGILRVKGFAAIPNKPMRLLIQGVGTRFDKHFDRQWGADEARTTRLVLIGQALDASLLEAQLRAALSV